In Leishmania braziliensis MHOM/BR/75/M2904 complete genome, chromosome 29, a genomic segment contains:
- a CDS encoding putative RNA binding protein — MRVFDSHTIKGHTSCMTEEEKYQGKWKQKLSNGSRIVRSAVAPRGNIERPPCALMNDLSSSDENSDDDWVTRRGGKGAGAPQKSAVPTSNGHPKPSATVYRKHPRPGVSLSSSDDDDTIKKCATTVPMAPAHKKAKAACSASVTPSSRWLAAAPVPPVQSPAMGRPEVKKGTAAPVPHQMPKEVRDKAEWEVAHPGKEDTPLLLPRSTMPRDCIVPSFVLGTSEEVAGIVADVLNDSGVSSMRTKEVAKGLVERYAKRIAKSVRHAVEMAAESGALRMDSDGSVSVT; from the coding sequence ATGCGCGTGTTTGACTCGCACACCATCAAAGGCCACACCTCCTGCatgacggaggaggaaaagtACCAAGGAAAGTGGAAGCAAAAGCTTAGCAATGGCAGCAGGATTGTGAGGTCGGCGGTGGCTCCGCGCGGCAACATTGAGCGCCCACCGTGCGCGCTAATGAACGACCTTAGCTCCTCTGATGAaaacagcgacgacgactgGGTGACCCGTCGCGGCGGTAAGGGTGCAGGGGCACCCCAAAAGTCAGCTGTTCCCACATCTAACGGGCACCCAAAGCCAAGCGCAACGGTGTACCGCAAGCATCCGCGCCCTGGCGTGagtctctcctcctcggacgacgacgacacgaTTAAAAAGTGTGCCACCACGGTGCCGATGGCACCAGCGCACAAGAAGGCTAAAGCGGCCTGCTCAGCGTCTGTGACTCCGTCGTCGAGGTGGCTGGCGGCTGCGCCTGTCCCGCCGGTGCAGTCGCCTGCAATGGGGAGGCCTGAGGTGAAAAAGGGCACTgccgcaccggtgccgcACCAGATGCCCAAAGAGGTGCGAGACAAGGCTGAATGGGAGGTGGCACATCCCGGCAAGGAGGATACGCCACTGCTCCTGCCGCGCTCCACGATGCCGAGGGACTGCATCGTGCCCTCCTTCGTGTTGGGCACCAGTGAAGAGGTGGCTGGCATTGTGGCTGACGTGTTAAACGACAGCGGTGTCTCCTCCATGCGCACGAAGGAGGTCGCGAAGGGGCTCGTGGAGCGGTACGCGAAGCGAATCGCCAAGTCGGTGCGGCACGCGGTAGAGATGGCTGCCGAGTCGGGTGCCTTGAGGATGGACAGCGACGGTAGCGTGTCAGTTACGTAA